The Microbacterium forte sequence GTCGCTGCTCGGGGGGAGGCAGCAGGGGCAGGGGCGCGGTCACCGCACCAGCCTAGACACTCCGCCGATGGGGCCCGCCTAAGCTGGGCGGGTGATCATCCTCGCCGCAACACCGATCGGAAACCTGGGGGATGTCTCGCGTCGCCTCGTCGAAGTGCTGGAGAACGCGGAGGTCATCGTCGCCGAGGACACCCGCACCACGCAGAAGCTGATGCAGGCTCTGCAGATCGCGAACCGTCCGCGGCTGATCGCGCTGCACGATCACAACGAGAAGCAGAAGGCGGCAGAGCTCGCGACCCTCGCCATCGAGACCGACGTCGTCGTGGTGAGCGACGCGGGGATGCCGGCCATCAGCGATCCCGGCTACGGTCTCGTCGCCGAAGCCGTCGCGCAGGGCGTGACGGTCACGGCCATCCCCGGACCCAGTGCGGTGCTGATGGCCCTCTCGATCTCCGGGTTGCCGACGGATCGCTTCACCTTCGAGGGGTTCCTGCCCCGCAAGCCGGGGGAGCGGCGGTCGACCCTGCGGGCGCTCGCCGCAGAGCCCCGCACCATGGTCTTCTTCGAATCCCCCGCCAGGCTGGCGTCGTCGCTCGCCGACATGGGCGCTGCGTTCGGTGCCGACCGCAGCATCGCCGTGTGTCGTGAGCTGACCAAGTTCTACGAGGAGGTGCGTCGAGGCACCTCGGCCGAGCTCGTCGAGTGGGCCACGGCGGGGGTCAAGGGTGAGATCGTCGTCGTCGTCGAGGGGGCGCCGCATCGTGAGGCGTCTGCCGAAGACGCGCTCGCTCAGGTGCAGAGCCTCGTCGCATCCGGGGTGCGCCTGAAAGAGGCGTGCGCCGAGGTCGCCGCCGCCACCGGTCTGTCGTCGCGCGACCTGTATCAGGCAGCGCTCGCCGCCCGCAGCTGATGGTGCAGGGCACTGACGCCGCGATCGGCTCCGCCTACGACGCGAGGGCCGCGGAGTACGTCGAGCTGGCCGGCGCGATCGAGCAGATGGATGCACGGGACGCGGCGGTCATCGCTGCCTGGCGTGACGCGACCCCTGGACGGCTGCTCGATGCCGGATGCGGACCCGGGCACTGGACCGAGTTCCTCGGCACGGGCGGGCGCGAGGCGCGGGGAGTCGACCTGTCGGCCGAGTTCATCGCGACCGCGCGGACACGGCACCCCGATGTCCCCTTCGATCTCGGGACGTTCCGCGACCTGCCGCTCGACGGCGGTTCCGTCGGCGGCATCCTCGCCTGGTATTCGCTGATCCACACGCCTCCGGCGGACCTGCCCGAGATCCTCGCCGAGTTCGGTCGCGTGCTGGCACCCGGCGGCAGCATCCTCATCGGATTCTTCGACGGCGAGCCGCGCGAGTCGTTCGCGCACGCCGTCGCTCCGGCATTCTTCTGGTCTGCCGACGCGCTCGCGGAGCTTCTCGCCGATGCAGGCTTCGCGGTCGTGTCCCGTGAGACCCGCGGCCGGGAGCAGGGCGAGATCAGCGCCAGGCCCCACGGCTCGCTCGTCGCGCGCCGACGGTGAGTCTCGCCCCGGGTACCCTGGTGCACACGCAACCGGAGGAGGACCGAGCGTGACCAAGAAGGCGACCGTCTACGACGTCGCAGAGCGTGCGGGCGTGTCGATCGCGACGGTCTCCCGTGTGCTGCGGCAGCCTGATGCGGTGCGTCCGGTCACCCGCGAGCGGGTGCTCGACTCGGTGGCTGCCCTCGGCTATGTGCCCAGCGGCAGCGCGCGCGGCTTGGCCGAACGCCGCACCGGCGTGCTGGGGCTGTACTTCCCGGGCTTCGATGCCTCGGAGGACGCTCCCCTGCTCGATGTGCTCGCCGGGGATCAGGCCGAGGTGCCGCCGTTCACGGTCGAGCAGGCCTCTGCCGACGCGGGGGCGCCGCATCCGACCATGCTCTTCCTCGACGAGGTGCTGCGCGGTGCCGAGCTGGAGGCCTGGAAGCAGGGGTTCGTGCTGATGATCGGCGTCGGGCGGGGAGACCCCGCCCGCGAGACGGTGCGCGACATCGCCGGCCGGGTCGACGGGCTGATGGTGCTGGCGCAGAGCGTGCCGGACGACGTGCTCGCTCGGCTCGCCCAGCGGATCCCCGTGGTCGTGCTCTCGGGTCCGGCGCGCGGCGACAGCTACGACCACGTGACCGTCAGCAACGCCGAGGCGATGTCGGAGCTCACGCGTCTGGTGCTCGCGCAGGCCGACCCGGGAGGCCTCGCTTTCCTCGCAGGCCCCGAGGACTCGCCCGACGGCGCGCAGCGCTGGGAGGGCTTCGCTGCCGCCATAGCCGAGGCGGGCATCGCGGCGGACGATGTGACGGTGCTGCGCGGTGACTTCACGCGCGCATCGGGACGCCGCGCCGCCGAGGAGCTGATCGCCCGCGGCGCACCGGCCGCGTTGGTCGCGGCGAACGACCAGATGGCACTCGGGGCGATCGATGCGTTCCGCTCGGCCGGCATCCGGGTTCCCGACGACGTGCGGGTCACCGGATTCGACGGCATCGAGGCTGCCGCGCTCTCGCGGCCGACACTGACCACGGTGCGTCAGCCGATGATCGACCTCGGCCGCGCCGCCGTGCAACTGCTCGCCAGACGACTGGAGCAGCCGGATGCCGAGCCGATGACGGTGCGCCTGCCGCTGCAGATCCTCGTCCGCGAGAGCTCGCAGCGCCCCGCCTGAGCGGTCTGACGACCCGCTCAGGCGCGATCGTGCAGCGTGATGCGGTAGCCGTCGGGGTCGGCGAACGTGAAGGTGCGGCCGAACGGGCCGTCGATCGGATCCGCGACGATCGTGTGCCCTGCGGCGGCGAGAGCGTCGTGGATCGCCTGCACGTCGCTGGCATGCAGCCAGATCGCGGCGCCGATCCCCGGCTGGTCGACGCCGTCGAGGTCTGTGCCGGGGGCGATATCGCGCAGTGCGAACGCGATGGGTGCGGTCTCGAAGACGACGGCATGCGGCGGCCCCGTCGGCGAGCGGACGAGGCCGAGGTACTGCTCGTAGAACGCCTGCGACGCGGCGAGGTCGCGAGTCTGGAGGGAGATGAAGTCGGGTCCGGTGACGGGCATGATGTGCTCTTTCCTGTGATGTCAGTTATCTGACACGGATCAATGTATGTCAGAATACTGACATGAGTCAAGACGGCGGCGGCATCGACCTCGACACATCGCTCGGATACCTCCTGAAGGAGGCCTCCAGTGCGCTGCGTTCGGCGATGGAGGAGGTGCTGCGTCCGCTCGGCATGACCATCACGCACTACTCGTGTCTCGAACTGCTCGCCCAGCGGCCCGGCCTCT is a genomic window containing:
- the rsmI gene encoding 16S rRNA (cytidine(1402)-2'-O)-methyltransferase, encoding MIILAATPIGNLGDVSRRLVEVLENAEVIVAEDTRTTQKLMQALQIANRPRLIALHDHNEKQKAAELATLAIETDVVVVSDAGMPAISDPGYGLVAEAVAQGVTVTAIPGPSAVLMALSISGLPTDRFTFEGFLPRKPGERRSTLRALAAEPRTMVFFESPARLASSLADMGAAFGADRSIAVCRELTKFYEEVRRGTSAELVEWATAGVKGEIVVVVEGAPHREASAEDALAQVQSLVASGVRLKEACAEVAAATGLSSRDLYQAALAARS
- a CDS encoding class I SAM-dependent DNA methyltransferase, with product MVQGTDAAIGSAYDARAAEYVELAGAIEQMDARDAAVIAAWRDATPGRLLDAGCGPGHWTEFLGTGGREARGVDLSAEFIATARTRHPDVPFDLGTFRDLPLDGGSVGGILAWYSLIHTPPADLPEILAEFGRVLAPGGSILIGFFDGEPRESFAHAVAPAFFWSADALAELLADAGFAVVSRETRGREQGEISARPHGSLVARRR
- a CDS encoding LacI family DNA-binding transcriptional regulator, translated to MTKKATVYDVAERAGVSIATVSRVLRQPDAVRPVTRERVLDSVAALGYVPSGSARGLAERRTGVLGLYFPGFDASEDAPLLDVLAGDQAEVPPFTVEQASADAGAPHPTMLFLDEVLRGAELEAWKQGFVLMIGVGRGDPARETVRDIAGRVDGLMVLAQSVPDDVLARLAQRIPVVVLSGPARGDSYDHVTVSNAEAMSELTRLVLAQADPGGLAFLAGPEDSPDGAQRWEGFAAAIAEAGIAADDVTVLRGDFTRASGRRAAEELIARGAPAALVAANDQMALGAIDAFRSAGIRVPDDVRVTGFDGIEAAALSRPTLTTVRQPMIDLGRAAVQLLARRLEQPDAEPMTVRLPLQILVRESSQRPA
- a CDS encoding VOC family protein; this encodes MPVTGPDFISLQTRDLAASQAFYEQYLGLVRSPTGPPHAVVFETAPIAFALRDIAPGTDLDGVDQPGIGAAIWLHASDVQAIHDALAAAGHTIVADPIDGPFGRTFTFADPDGYRITLHDRA